In a single window of the Halobacteriovorax sp. HLS genome:
- a CDS encoding YceI family protein yields MKTIIKTLALSLFVSTSFAATSLSVDSSKSKVEWFATKVTGAHNGKVEIKSGNLIMNGNSLEGGEFVIDMTKITCDDIESKEYNTKFVNHLHSDDFFSTSKFKTAKLVITNSRLGKGGHYDVFADLTIKGIKKPVIFRANVSKDGKVVTADAEIKFNRTHYDIKYKSGSFFQGLGDKLIHDDVKLKVKLTTK; encoded by the coding sequence ATGAAAACTATCATAAAAACACTGGCCTTATCTTTATTTGTTTCAACATCATTTGCCGCAACATCATTATCAGTAGACTCTTCAAAGTCTAAAGTTGAATGGTTTGCAACAAAGGTGACAGGAGCTCATAACGGTAAAGTTGAAATTAAAAGCGGAAATTTAATTATGAATGGTAATTCTCTTGAGGGAGGAGAGTTTGTAATTGATATGACTAAAATCACTTGTGATGATATCGAATCGAAAGAGTATAATACAAAGTTTGTAAATCACCTTCACTCTGATGATTTCTTTTCAACAAGCAAATTTAAAACAGCAAAATTAGTTATTACTAATTCAAGACTTGGAAAAGGTGGACACTATGATGTTTTTGCTGATTTAACTATTAAAGGAATTAAAAAGCCTGTGATCTTTAGAGCAAATGTTTCTAAGGATGGAAAGGTCGTAACTGCTGATGCTGAGATTAAATTTAATAGAACTCATTATGATATCAAATATAAGTCAGGAAGTTTCTTTCAAGGACTTGGAGATAAGTTGATTCACGATGATGTTAAGCTTAAAGTAAAACTTACAACAAAGTAA
- a CDS encoding DUF1499 domain-containing protein, with product MKYFFVIISLLTLTSCMDTSEPKGLGLSVQKLGKISGFALKPCTKGNCVVSFKENSPEKQYIEPIKYIEPKAKSYEKVMAIVLKDKSLNVIETKDNYIRAKQVLYGKLISDIEFYFGLNKYVHMRMEMRGVPHDLGNGRRLLEKLRFKYQQNDY from the coding sequence ATGAAATATTTTTTTGTTATAATCTCACTACTCACTCTAACTTCATGCATGGATACAAGCGAGCCTAAAGGCCTAGGACTTAGTGTTCAAAAACTTGGAAAAATTAGTGGGTTTGCCCTAAAGCCATGTACAAAAGGAAACTGTGTGGTTTCTTTTAAAGAAAACTCTCCTGAAAAACAATATATTGAGCCCATCAAATATATCGAACCGAAGGCTAAATCTTATGAGAAGGTTATGGCCATTGTTCTAAAAGATAAGTCTTTAAATGTAATTGAAACAAAAGATAATTACATTAGAGCTAAGCAAGTTCTTTATGGAAAATTAATCTCTGACATTGAGTTTTACTTTGGCCTTAATAAATATGTTCACATGAGAATGGAAATGAGAGGAGTACCTCACGACCTTGGCAACGGAAGAAGGCTTCTTGAGAAGCTACGCTTTAAGTATCAGCAAAATGATTACTAA
- a CDS encoding lysophospholipid acyltransferase family protein has protein sequence MEKLLTKFIYLILQVLRLTYRFEYRNSDAIGLSRNKSEYNSFILASWHQNILSLLLGHTQNKFAMIVSHSKDGEYVSNICHSFGHTPVRGSSSRGAIKSLIEAIQKVKDGLPLAITVDGPRGPIFDVKLGVFEIAKKSQTPIIPVCIVPTSFWSINSAWDKFRIPRPFSKIIIQYGETISVEENTDKNQYPLMAEKLKHSLIEQEEKIASSFT, from the coding sequence ATGGAAAAACTACTAACTAAATTCATTTACCTTATTTTACAAGTTCTAAGGCTTACGTACAGGTTTGAATATAGAAATAGTGACGCTATAGGCCTATCGAGAAATAAGTCCGAATATAATTCTTTTATTCTTGCATCCTGGCATCAAAATATACTCTCTCTCTTACTTGGTCACACTCAGAACAAATTCGCCATGATCGTTAGTCATTCAAAAGACGGAGAATACGTCTCCAATATATGTCACTCATTTGGGCATACTCCTGTCAGAGGAAGCTCTTCGAGAGGAGCTATTAAGTCACTTATAGAGGCAATACAAAAGGTTAAAGACGGCCTGCCACTCGCAATTACAGTCGATGGACCAAGAGGTCCCATCTTTGATGTAAAACTGGGAGTTTTTGAAATTGCCAAGAAATCTCAAACCCCTATCATCCCTGTGTGCATAGTCCCTACTTCATTTTGGTCGATTAATAGTGCATGGGACAAATTCAGAATACCAAGGCCATTTAGCAAAATTATTATTCAATACGGCGAGACTATCTCCGTTGAGGAGAATACTGATAAGAACCAATACCCTCTAATGGCCGAAAAATTAAAACACTCTCTGATCGAACAAGAAGAGAAAATTGCCTCAAGCTTTACATAA
- a CDS encoding serine hydrolase translates to MKLMLLFLLNISVFAQSAHFEKIVCDSFNQSITKEFYHNSFSEDFIAGFPFSKYTSFFNKQLDSYGKCVSVSSKKNEDDSLQVSVKTKNFYNKFTLHYDSEKKISGLWTSGLESLSGNIERESKYLCSILKKDSKLDYEKHFDKSFIEEISLEKFQSVVDYIVTSYGSCNGLEINLLDSHSAQLITNHSKKLKFSISTSSDSGLIVGLLFKGEIAPPIELNTKEELKSILEKSDGINAMLFKKLGKSSIFSFNEDIQLPLGSTFKLYILLALSEKIKNTSASWDDELEIKDEFKSLPSGDMQNIPSGQKRTLYQFARKMIEISDNTATDHLLAYLGKLEVEKLLRRLNISNPKNFPFLSTMEMFRTRAFLSKVDVANYSKSSRSERLKILEGLKSKSHEELIKGITKWGDTPLYTNEIEWFSSAEEICTLYKSLKEQNSSEIEKILSYNTPFIDKNKVEYAGYKGGSEPGVIYMAYLIERNKEWECFIASRNNTEKAIDQASFFSLVEGSLKLLLSN, encoded by the coding sequence ATGAAACTTATGTTGCTTTTTCTTTTAAATATATCCGTATTTGCACAATCGGCTCACTTTGAGAAAATTGTCTGTGATAGTTTTAATCAAAGTATTACAAAAGAGTTTTATCACAATAGTTTTAGTGAGGACTTTATAGCGGGGTTTCCGTTTTCTAAATATACTTCATTTTTTAATAAACAATTGGATAGCTACGGTAAATGTGTTTCGGTTTCAAGTAAAAAGAATGAGGATGATTCATTACAAGTCAGTGTTAAGACAAAGAACTTCTATAATAAATTCACTCTGCACTACGACTCAGAAAAAAAAATAAGTGGTCTATGGACTAGTGGGCTAGAAAGTCTTTCTGGAAATATTGAAAGAGAGTCAAAATATCTATGTAGTATTTTAAAGAAAGATTCTAAGCTCGATTACGAAAAACATTTTGATAAATCTTTTATCGAAGAGATATCTCTAGAAAAGTTTCAGTCTGTTGTTGATTATATTGTAACAAGCTATGGTAGCTGCAATGGACTTGAGATAAATTTGTTAGATAGTCATTCGGCCCAGTTAATAACGAATCATTCAAAGAAGCTAAAATTTAGTATTTCAACTTCAAGCGACTCAGGACTTATAGTGGGACTTTTGTTTAAGGGGGAAATTGCTCCACCTATTGAGTTAAATACGAAAGAAGAGCTAAAGAGTATTTTAGAGAAATCTGATGGAATAAATGCAATGCTTTTTAAAAAGCTGGGTAAGAGTTCTATTTTTTCTTTTAATGAAGATATTCAACTTCCATTAGGCTCTACTTTTAAGCTCTATATACTATTGGCCTTAAGTGAGAAGATTAAAAATACTAGTGCAAGCTGGGACGATGAACTTGAAATTAAAGATGAGTTCAAATCTTTACCATCAGGTGATATGCAAAATATACCAAGTGGTCAAAAGAGAACACTTTATCAGTTTGCAAGAAAAATGATAGAAATATCAGATAATACTGCTACTGATCACTTGTTAGCATATCTTGGAAAATTGGAAGTGGAGAAGTTACTTCGTCGCCTAAATATTTCTAATCCAAAGAATTTTCCTTTTCTCTCGACGATGGAAATGTTCAGAACTCGGGCATTTCTTTCTAAAGTGGATGTTGCAAACTACTCTAAAAGTTCTCGCTCAGAGAGATTAAAAATTCTCGAAGGACTGAAGTCTAAGAGTCATGAAGAGTTAATTAAAGGAATTACAAAATGGGGAGATACACCACTTTATACAAATGAGATAGAATGGTTCTCCTCGGCAGAAGAGATTTGTACTTTATATAAATCTTTAAAAGAACAGAATAGTTCTGAAATAGAGAAGATACTTTCTTATAATACACCTTTTATTGATAAGAATAAGGTTGAGTATGCAGGTTATAAAGGGGGTTCTGAGCCTGGCGTTATATATATGGCGTACTTAATAGAAAGAAATAAAGAGTGGGAGTGTTTTATCGCATCTAGAAATAACACAGAAAAAGCGATTGATCAGGCTTCCTTCTTTTCTTTAGTTGAAGGAAGCTTAAAGTTACTTTTGTCTAATTGA
- a CDS encoding TIGR00730 family Rossman fold protein, with amino-acid sequence MKNICVFCGSSAGKEAHYVEMAKELGNSLSSMDMNLVYGGASIGVMGAIANQMLENKSEVWGVMPQSLVDWEVAHDGLTKFEIVDSMHRRKEIMYEWSDAFVAIPGGFGTLDELCEILTWAQLKYHKKPCYLLNYNSFFDHLIAHFKLINKEGFLSDDHLKLLTVVSSISELEKEMKK; translated from the coding sequence ATGAAAAATATTTGTGTATTTTGTGGTTCTAGCGCAGGAAAAGAAGCTCATTATGTAGAAATGGCCAAAGAGCTTGGAAATTCTTTAAGTTCAATGGATATGAACCTTGTGTATGGGGGAGCATCTATTGGTGTAATGGGAGCAATTGCCAATCAAATGCTTGAGAATAAATCTGAGGTCTGGGGAGTAATGCCACAATCTCTAGTAGACTGGGAAGTGGCCCATGATGGACTAACTAAGTTTGAAATTGTTGATTCGATGCATCGAAGAAAAGAGATTATGTATGAATGGTCAGATGCGTTTGTGGCTATTCCGGGAGGGTTTGGAACTCTGGATGAGTTGTGTGAAATACTGACTTGGGCACAGCTAAAATACCACAAAAAGCCTTGCTACCTGCTTAATTACAACAGTTTTTTTGATCACTTGATTGCTCACTTTAAGCTTATAAATAAAGAAGGTTTTCTATCGGATGACCATCTTAAACTTTTGACGGTTGTTTCAAGTATCTCTGAACTTGAGAAAGAGATGAAAAAGTAG
- a CDS encoding VanZ family protein, which yields MKKLNLKILWLGLGITYIIAMFYFSLRYEKPGKPPFEHFDKILHFNAYLLLMGYFSLTHEKKNHFKLLITFVLMGISIEFLQLASGYRSFELLDVVANTAGLICGGIISRTYFPNLITKLDSLLYVDNT from the coding sequence ATGAAAAAGCTAAACTTGAAGATATTGTGGCTAGGACTCGGGATAACTTATATTATCGCCATGTTTTACTTTTCTTTAAGGTATGAAAAGCCTGGAAAACCACCTTTTGAGCATTTTGATAAGATACTCCACTTTAATGCCTATCTCTTACTTATGGGTTATTTCTCACTAACCCATGAGAAAAAGAATCACTTTAAGCTTCTAATTACTTTTGTACTTATGGGTATTTCCATTGAATTTCTTCAACTAGCTTCAGGATACCGATCATTTGAACTACTTGATGTTGTAGCAAATACTGCAGGCCTAATCTGTGGCGGAATAATATCTAGAACTTATTTTCCAAATCTTATTACAAAGCTAGACTCTTTACTCTATGTTGATAACACCTGA
- the dapF gene encoding diaminopimelate epimerase has protein sequence MSSKISFEKYCATGNDFVVVDNRTNSFDPKNKQLWQKVCDRRFGVGADGVLFFNDSSKYDFEMVYLNADGGEVGMCGNGARALTTFASKIQFDKRSFSFKTRNGVYESEVLKSGEVKLQMTELYDESRYEVSDLLESNASFFVNTGVAHSVFFVDSVKELDISKLGSRVRYDERFVDGCNANFVQVQGEGSLALRTYERGVEGETLACGTGAVASAIAYRKLFKEIDSIGIKVMGGELRVLFEEGNVFLCGKAQKIFSGVINIE, from the coding sequence ATGAGCAGCAAGATATCATTTGAAAAGTATTGCGCAACAGGTAACGACTTCGTTGTAGTGGATAATAGGACAAATTCTTTTGATCCTAAGAATAAGCAATTGTGGCAGAAGGTTTGTGATCGACGCTTTGGTGTTGGTGCTGACGGAGTTTTATTTTTTAACGACAGCAGTAAGTATGATTTTGAAATGGTCTATCTAAATGCTGATGGTGGAGAGGTTGGAATGTGCGGAAATGGCGCAAGGGCCTTAACTACCTTTGCTAGCAAAATTCAATTCGACAAGAGAAGCTTTTCTTTTAAAACAAGAAATGGTGTTTATGAAAGTGAGGTTTTAAAGTCCGGAGAAGTTAAGTTGCAGATGACTGAGCTTTACGATGAGTCTAGATATGAAGTCTCTGATCTTCTTGAGAGTAATGCTAGTTTCTTTGTAAACACAGGTGTTGCTCATAGTGTATTCTTTGTTGATTCGGTTAAGGAGCTTGATATCTCTAAGCTTGGAAGTCGTGTTAGATATGATGAAAGGTTTGTCGATGGTTGTAATGCGAACTTTGTTCAAGTGCAGGGTGAGGGCTCGCTTGCTTTAAGAACCTATGAAAGAGGGGTTGAGGGTGAGACTTTAGCCTGTGGAACTGGTGCCGTAGCAAGTGCGATTGCCTATAGAAAGCTCTTTAAAGAAATAGATTCGATAGGTATTAAAGTCATGGGTGGAGAGCTTAGGGTCTTGTTTGAAGAGGGGAATGTCTTTCTTTGTGGAAAAGCTCAGAAAATATTTTCAGGTGTTATCAACATAGAGTAA
- a CDS encoding DUF2288 family protein, protein MENLKEKLSSEKEAASWKILEEHHEREALLIVDKELDLIEVGISIANDEVAKVKDWLTSQQLMRPDEQMVLDFAEDDSMSFEFIIIQPYVLAQKKEE, encoded by the coding sequence ATGGAAAACTTAAAAGAAAAACTATCTTCTGAAAAAGAAGCTGCCTCGTGGAAAATCCTTGAAGAGCATCATGAAAGAGAAGCTCTTCTAATAGTAGACAAAGAACTTGACCTAATTGAAGTTGGTATTTCTATTGCCAATGATGAAGTTGCTAAAGTTAAAGATTGGCTAACCTCCCAGCAATTAATGAGACCCGATGAACAAATGGTTTTAGATTTTGCAGAAGACGATAGCATGTCCTTCGAATTTATTATTATTCAACCCTACGTTCTTGCTCAAAAGAAAGAGGAATAA
- a CDS encoding gamma carbonic anhydrase family protein yields the protein MPLYRFKNYIPIIDKDVFIAPSCDVIGQVELGRGSSLWFRTVVRGDVNKITIGEGTNIQDLCMLHVVEQLPLNIGSGVSVGHSVTLHACTIEDNCLIGMGATILDGAVIGKNSLVAAGSLVPPGKVFPAGSFIVGSPAVVKRQLSDKELKQYGQHYLSYKKYSNEYLNNSDFEQL from the coding sequence GTGCCTCTATATCGATTTAAAAACTACATTCCTATTATTGATAAAGATGTTTTCATAGCACCATCTTGTGACGTTATTGGGCAAGTTGAGTTAGGTAGAGGTTCTAGCCTCTGGTTTAGAACTGTTGTTAGAGGTGACGTTAATAAAATTACTATTGGTGAAGGAACTAATATTCAGGACCTTTGTATGCTTCATGTAGTTGAGCAACTGCCTTTGAATATTGGAAGTGGAGTGAGCGTTGGCCATAGTGTAACTTTGCATGCCTGTACGATTGAAGATAATTGTTTGATTGGAATGGGGGCAACTATTTTAGATGGAGCTGTAATTGGAAAGAACTCTCTCGTTGCTGCTGGCTCACTTGTTCCTCCTGGAAAAGTATTTCCTGCCGGAAGTTTTATAGTTGGAAGTCCTGCGGTAGTGAAAAGACAGTTAAGTGATAAAGAGCTAAAGCAGTATGGACAGCACTACCTTAGCTATAAGAAGTATTCTAACGAGTACTTAAACAATTCAGATTTTGAACAACTTTAG
- a CDS encoding PAS domain S-box protein has protein sequence MLYLYEELEKTTNTGCWQVDLVTNELFWSPQTYRIHGIEIGEKMDVDSAINHYHPEDRSKITELFNNLVQNLEEFRAILRIIDNNGNVKYVESYGKPLFTDNKLTAVFGTFKDVTKEVSIVSSKRSISNEFFKYKQSLENFFIVAHTDKSGVITHVNDKFCEISKYSREEIIGKTHRLISSGLHPKSFYHELWKKILKGEIWTGQFCNKAKDGKLYWVETFIFPKLDIHKNITGFTALRYDITEEKEIEKELAAEKERASFSAQLAAVGEISAGIAHEIANPLSIISGQTKIIPRIMENPQKFQKSLDSIDKASKRIEKIIKGLHHLSQKSRDNGFYNTNLSTIVSNTLEFCEEAMRSMQIKLIYELPKNQIEIFCNETQISQVLLNLINNAKDAIKESTVKENWIKIDFVEDYEHVKIHVIDSGPGIAPENREKLTQSFFTTKPIGKGTGLGLSLVNRFVKEHNGEFYLNDSFNNTCFTIILPKAKAQAA, from the coding sequence ATGCTCTACCTTTATGAAGAACTAGAAAAAACAACAAATACTGGATGCTGGCAAGTTGATCTAGTAACCAATGAGCTTTTTTGGTCCCCTCAAACTTATAGAATACATGGAATTGAAATTGGCGAGAAAATGGATGTTGACTCAGCAATAAATCACTACCATCCGGAAGATAGAAGTAAAATAACCGAATTATTCAATAATCTAGTTCAAAACCTTGAAGAATTTAGAGCTATCCTTAGAATTATTGATAATAATGGAAATGTAAAATACGTTGAATCTTATGGAAAACCTCTATTCACAGATAATAAATTAACTGCTGTTTTTGGTACGTTCAAAGATGTAACAAAAGAAGTTTCAATCGTAAGCTCAAAAAGAAGTATTTCCAATGAGTTTTTTAAATATAAGCAATCTCTTGAGAATTTTTTCATTGTGGCCCATACCGACAAGAGCGGTGTCATTACTCATGTAAATGATAAGTTCTGTGAAATATCCAAATATTCGAGAGAAGAAATCATAGGAAAAACTCACCGTTTAATCTCTTCAGGACTTCATCCTAAATCATTTTATCATGAGCTATGGAAAAAGATCCTAAAGGGAGAGATTTGGACAGGACAATTTTGTAATAAGGCAAAAGATGGTAAGCTCTACTGGGTCGAAACCTTTATCTTCCCTAAATTGGATATTCATAAAAATATAACAGGATTCACTGCTCTTCGTTACGATATCACTGAAGAGAAAGAAATAGAAAAAGAGCTTGCGGCCGAAAAAGAAAGAGCTTCATTTTCCGCACAACTGGCGGCAGTCGGAGAAATTTCAGCGGGAATTGCTCATGAAATAGCAAACCCACTCTCTATCATTTCAGGTCAAACAAAAATAATTCCTAGAATTATGGAAAATCCTCAAAAGTTTCAAAAATCTCTTGATTCAATTGATAAGGCATCTAAGAGAATTGAAAAAATCATTAAGGGACTTCATCACTTATCTCAAAAATCTAGAGATAACGGATTTTATAATACAAACTTATCAACAATTGTAAGTAATACTCTCGAGTTCTGTGAAGAAGCCATGAGAAGTATGCAAATTAAATTAATCTATGAGCTACCAAAAAATCAAATCGAAATTTTTTGTAATGAAACTCAAATCTCTCAAGTCTTATTAAATCTTATTAATAATGCTAAAGATGCGATCAAGGAATCTACAGTAAAAGAGAATTGGATAAAGATAGATTTTGTAGAAGATTATGAGCATGTAAAAATACACGTTATTGACTCTGGTCCTGGTATTGCGCCAGAAAATAGAGAGAAATTAACACAATCATTCTTTACAACAAAGCCAATTGGAAAAGGTACAGGCCTAGGTCTCTCATTAGTAAACCGATTTGTTAAAGAGCATAATGGAGAATTTTATTTAAATGATTCTTTTAACAATACATGCTTTACAATTATTCTTCCAAAGGCCAAAGCACAAGCAGCCTAG
- a CDS encoding c-type cytochrome — MTRLVTFGVVLIALVIAISFDKYKNVPVSNEQFDIIKKEASHKAHLQELKELEEKRLALLNPVKEEEAAVEEGPLVVLDTPQLVHGSELYKACVVCHGKKGDGKKSQNAPKIGGQMAWYIEKQLVDMKSEARVNKVMMPYLKKLEGNDFKDLAAYISKLPW; from the coding sequence ATGACTAGGTTGGTAACTTTTGGTGTAGTTTTAATTGCACTAGTAATTGCTATTAGCTTCGATAAATATAAAAATGTGCCAGTTTCTAACGAGCAGTTTGATATTATAAAGAAAGAAGCTTCTCACAAGGCCCATCTTCAAGAACTAAAAGAGCTTGAAGAAAAAAGATTGGCACTGCTTAATCCTGTTAAAGAAGAAGAAGCTGCTGTTGAAGAAGGACCGCTTGTTGTACTTGATACACCACAGCTAGTTCACGGAAGTGAACTTTATAAGGCGTGTGTTGTTTGTCATGGAAAGAAAGGTGACGGAAAAAAATCACAGAATGCTCCTAAGATTGGTGGGCAGATGGCCTGGTATATTGAAAAACAACTAGTAGATATGAAAAGTGAAGCACGTGTTAATAAAGTGATGATGCCATATCTAAAGAAATTAGAAGGTAATGATTTTAAAGATCTTGCTGCTTATATTTCAAAATTACCTTGGTAA
- a CDS encoding TlyA family RNA methyltransferase, translating into MKERVDKVLVQLNLVSTRSQAAQLVKEGVVFYQNKLVTKASFLVSQDDLEVRKEVLFVGRGAHKIEGALIQFGVDVENLSVADVGACTGGFTDYVLKKGASSVVAIDVGHDQLAKSLREDKRVTNLEGVNIKFPLELEELVDLAVVDLSYISLKLTLINIKNLVKDDGLIIALVKPQFEVGKENIGKGGIVKDNKARLDSLESLYDWCLDNGLFIKDAIISPIKGKTGNTEYFFFFDKKLTKHYINKEKLKLI; encoded by the coding sequence ATGAAAGAAAGAGTTGATAAAGTCTTAGTACAATTAAATCTTGTTTCTACTAGATCGCAGGCCGCTCAGTTAGTTAAAGAGGGAGTGGTTTTTTACCAGAATAAATTAGTAACGAAAGCTTCATTCTTAGTTTCACAAGATGACCTTGAAGTACGCAAAGAAGTTCTCTTTGTAGGAAGAGGTGCTCACAAAATTGAAGGAGCATTGATACAGTTTGGTGTGGATGTCGAAAATCTCTCCGTGGCCGATGTTGGAGCATGTACAGGTGGATTTACTGATTATGTACTTAAAAAAGGTGCGTCCAGTGTTGTTGCAATTGATGTAGGTCATGATCAGCTTGCTAAGTCACTTCGAGAGGACAAAAGAGTTACAAATTTAGAGGGAGTGAATATTAAGTTTCCTCTAGAGCTTGAGGAGCTTGTAGATCTTGCTGTTGTTGACTTGTCTTACATTTCTTTAAAGCTGACTCTTATTAATATTAAAAATCTTGTTAAGGATGATGGACTAATCATTGCTTTAGTGAAGCCCCAATTTGAAGTGGGCAAAGAGAATATTGGAAAAGGCGGAATTGTTAAAGATAATAAGGCCAGACTCGATTCATTAGAATCACTATACGATTGGTGTTTAGATAATGGTCTCTTTATTAAAGATGCGATTATCTCACCTATTAAAGGGAAAACTGGTAATACGGAATATTTTTTCTTCTTTGATAAAAAACTAACTAAGCATTATATAAATAAAGAAAAATTAAAATTAATTTAA